From a region of the bacterium genome:
- a CDS encoding DUF4159 domain-containing protein encodes MRITIFISLFIVLLDGCLFAGPIDIARLKYGGGGDWYNDPEEETNLLKEFSARTGVSVRTEKVSLSASDDDLFLHPFLFITGHGEIKFTAREVERLRLFLTSGGFLYADDDYGMDVSFRRELKRVFPEAELQELPPDFPLFT; translated from the coding sequence CCTTTTCATCGTGCTTTTGGATGGCTGTCTCTTTGCCGGGCCTATCGACATTGCCCGCCTGAAATACGGCGGGGGCGGCGACTGGTACAACGATCCCGAGGAGGAGACCAATCTGCTGAAGGAGTTCTCGGCCCGCACCGGCGTCAGTGTCAGGACAGAAAAGGTCTCGCTTTCGGCCTCCGATGACGACCTGTTCCTGCACCCCTTCCTGTTCATCACCGGGCACGGCGAGATAAAGTTCACGGCCCGCGAAGTGGAGCGGCTGAGGCTGTTTTTGACCTCGGGCGGCTTTCTTTACGCCGACGACGACTACGGGATGGACGTTTCCTTCCGCCGGGAGCTGAAGCGGGTGTTCCCGGAGGCCGAACTGCAGGAACTCCCGCCGGATTTTCCGCTGTTCACC